The following coding sequences are from one Carassius auratus strain Wakin chromosome 47, ASM336829v1, whole genome shotgun sequence window:
- the LOC113064916 gene encoding granzyme G-like produces MSILWHITCLLLLHSCTPGFCMNDGIVGGRVSIPHSRPYMVYIRDKKIKQTCGGFLVREDYVMTAAHCKPKFNHLEVFVGVHDTNFLPDGIEVDPIPHPKFSMESAGHDIMLLKLKTPVSLSKFVRTITFPNPENEKISSNCLVMGWGWKKFREESPSNVLKEANVTLTDSENCGMADTLCSQGSTGPALGDSGGPLVCGGVAHGIVSFSSADHHLTAYTHISHYLSWIHDEMKSPTQPQSKTWKGKLDKLI; encoded by the exons ATGAGCATCCTTTGGCATATCACTTGTCTGCTACTGCTGCATTCCTGCACCCCAG GTTTCTGCATGAATGATGGCATTGTTGGCGGTAGGGTCTCTATTCCCCACAGTCGACCCTACATGGTCTACATTCGtgacaagaaaataaaacaaacatgtgGTGGTTTTTTGGTAAGAGAGGATTATGTGATGACAGCTGCCCACTGTAAACCAAA GTTTAATCATCTTGAGGTATTCGTGGGGGTCCATGACACCAACTTTTTACCTGACGGTATAGAGGTAGATCCCATTCCACATCCAAAATTCAGTATGGAGAGTGCAGGTCATGACATCATGCTTCTAAAG CTCAAAACCCCAGTATCTTTGAGCAAATTTGTGAGAACTATCACTTTTCCAAATCCTGAGAATGAAAAAATCTCAAGTAACTGCCTGGTCATGGGTTGGGGCTGGAAGAAATTTCGTGAAGAGTCTCCATCAAATGTGCTCAAAGAAGCAAACGTGACTCTGACAGACTCTGAAAACTGTGGCATGGCTGACACTCTGTGCTCCCAGGGATCAACTGGACCAGCACTG GGAGACTCTGGGGGTCCACTTGTTTGTGGAGGTGTTGCACATGGAATTGTGTCTTTTTCCAGTGCAGACCACCACCTCACAGCCTACACTCATATTTCCCACTACCTTTCATGGATTCATGACGAAATGAAATCACCTACTCAGCCGCAATCTAAGACATGGAAGGGCAAGCTGGATAAACTCATTTAG